A portion of the Acidobacteriota bacterium genome contains these proteins:
- a CDS encoding glycosyltransferase, giving the protein MNAETLHITAITPSYNQGRFIGRTIESVLSQSRPPLEYLVFDACSSDQTADVLAGYAGRLTAVIERDGGQAEAVNKGLARARGDVIAWINSDDVYYPGAFEAVLDTFAANPDVDVVYGEAEHIDVAGTVIEPYGTEPFDYERLKDVCFFCQPATFFRRRAVERHGPLRADLRYSMDYELWLRYCAAVPPLFLPRTLAGSRLHADTKTLGSRVPVHREILAMLAGTFGRPPARWVYNLAHAIVEDAGLTRDTPAANRAYVTAMVREARALFVAHGGTPMGERIQMARWLWAARRAESSST; this is encoded by the coding sequence ATGAACGCTGAGACGTTGCACATCACGGCGATCACGCCGTCGTACAACCAGGGCCGCTTCATCGGACGCACGATCGAGAGCGTGCTGTCGCAGAGTCGTCCACCACTGGAGTACCTGGTCTTCGATGCCTGCAGCAGCGACCAGACGGCCGACGTGCTCGCGGGATACGCCGGTCGGCTGACGGCGGTCATCGAACGCGACGGTGGCCAGGCCGAGGCGGTCAACAAGGGACTGGCGCGCGCGCGGGGTGACGTCATCGCGTGGATCAACTCCGACGACGTGTACTATCCGGGCGCGTTCGAGGCCGTCCTCGACACCTTCGCGGCCAATCCGGACGTGGACGTCGTCTATGGCGAGGCCGAGCACATCGACGTCGCCGGCACCGTGATCGAGCCGTACGGTACCGAGCCGTTCGACTACGAGCGATTGAAGGACGTCTGCTTCTTCTGCCAGCCGGCCACGTTCTTCCGGCGGCGCGCGGTCGAGCGGCATGGCCCACTGCGTGCCGACCTGCGCTACTCCATGGACTACGAGCTGTGGCTCCGGTACTGCGCCGCCGTACCGCCGTTGTTCCTGCCGCGGACGCTCGCGGGGTCACGGCTTCACGCCGACACCAAGACGCTCGGCAGCCGCGTGCCGGTGCATCGCGAGATCCTGGCGATGCTGGCCGGGACGTTCGGACGACCACCAGCGCGCTGGGTCTACAACCTGGCGCACGCGATCGTGGAAGACGCCGGCCTCACGCGAGACACGCCGGCGGCCAATCGTGCCTACGTCACCGCCATGGTGCGCGAGGCCCGGGCGCTGTTTGTGGCGCACGGCGGCACGCCGATGGGCGAGCGGATCCAGATGGCTCGCTGGCTGTGGGCCGCGCGACGCGCGGAGTCATCGAGCACGTGA
- a CDS encoding glycosyltransferase codes for MIRIVRIIARLNVGGPAIHATLLKERLDATKFRTTLVTGAEDECEGNYLSLYGSTMSDIVQIPELGRELSGIRDLHSLRALTRLIRSERPHVVHTHAAKAGALGRIAAALCRVPVVVHTYHGHVLRGYFSPRKEQAFRAVERGLARITDELVAVSPRVRRELLDLRIGHERCFSVVPLGFDLSQFADVRAQRGELRTELGIPADTPLVGIVARLVPIKAHEVFVAAARALHAVRPEVRFVIVGDGERRADIETLLARSGLQPVTHMLGWRADLPRIYADLDVVVLTSRNEGSPVALIEAMACARPVVSTCVGGVADVVRDGETGWLTDMDDADGLARKIRAVLDSPDRGTTVATAARAAVREMYGAERLVTDIEALYLRLLHRKGLA; via the coding sequence GTGATTCGTATCGTCCGAATCATCGCCCGCCTGAACGTTGGTGGTCCTGCGATCCACGCCACTCTGCTCAAGGAGCGACTGGACGCCACGAAATTCCGCACGACGCTCGTCACGGGGGCGGAGGATGAGTGCGAAGGCAACTACCTGTCGCTGTACGGCAGCACGATGTCCGATATCGTGCAGATTCCCGAACTTGGTCGCGAGCTCAGCGGCATTCGCGATCTCCATAGTCTTCGCGCGTTGACACGGCTCATCCGCAGTGAGCGCCCGCATGTCGTGCATACTCATGCCGCCAAGGCCGGGGCACTCGGGAGGATTGCTGCTGCCCTGTGTCGCGTGCCGGTCGTCGTGCACACCTACCATGGGCATGTGTTGCGCGGGTACTTCTCTCCACGGAAGGAGCAGGCATTCCGTGCCGTTGAGCGAGGCCTGGCGCGCATCACGGACGAGTTGGTGGCTGTCAGTCCGCGCGTGCGCCGGGAATTGCTGGACTTGCGGATTGGTCATGAGCGTTGTTTCTCCGTCGTCCCGCTGGGTTTCGACCTGTCGCAGTTCGCTGATGTCCGTGCGCAGCGAGGCGAGTTGCGGACGGAATTGGGTATCCCGGCCGATACACCGCTCGTGGGCATCGTGGCCAGGCTCGTGCCGATCAAGGCGCATGAGGTCTTCGTGGCCGCTGCTCGGGCGCTGCATGCGGTTCGGCCGGAGGTGCGTTTCGTGATCGTCGGCGACGGAGAGCGCCGTGCCGACATCGAGACACTCCTCGCCAGGAGCGGCTTGCAACCAGTGACGCACATGCTCGGCTGGCGAGCCGATCTCCCGCGCATCTACGCCGACCTCGACGTCGTTGTGCTCACATCGCGCAACGAGGGTTCACCGGTCGCTCTCATAGAGGCCATGGCGTGCGCCAGGCCCGTCGTATCGACGTGTGTGGGAGGCGTGGCCGACGTCGTACGCGACGGCGAGACCGGCTGGCTCACCGACATGGACGACGCCGACGGACTCGCGCGGAAAATTCGCGCGGTGCTCGACAGTCCGGATCGAGGGACGACCGTGGCTACCGCAGCCAGGGCTGCGGTCCGCGAGATGTATGGTGCTGAGCGTCTCGTCACCGATATCGAGGCACTCTATCTGCGTCTTCTGCACCGGAAGGGACTGGCGTGA
- a CDS encoding sulfatase-like hydrolase/transferase: MSGRVRRWAWVATAGAVASVALWLLSWSPTVTLSLAPDAIRHVSGQQFAVDMATLARAGFEVPGDTNEAPGRSTLVLLRDGTALGPSHAMHALIADHGGGSYSHWGNALLFSSPDGTDPRESPARYSVSARAQPTGLTRFIALVAAAASGLWLVRVARLGWVTAAKLCAIATVFSLAPRFAAGAAASEIVRLQTSGQYALLLVYVVVVGCAAVAAATAPFLDRWLMRAGVGLPFLVGFTADQAMRAVSGGALEQAMTTTLVRELGMATTVLPEYLSSIGPALVMGLVLLVAYVLPPRGRALPWSVGVTGGIALGGAVLLNTTGMRPAPALPPSVALAGQLAVAVTPENPAATARLPVSYARAISPRARTIVFVVDESVRGDVLGINTHRFDNTPFLESLGPSLVNFGLATSATNCSAASRVILRLGLRAEQLPDGADVWRTAPTIWQYARHGGFGSTLIDAWERLHSYMDAAEVAQVDRFVRVTDAPDHERDRRVVEILAEELRRGDGYRLIYVNKFGIHPPYTDKVPVELAYEPPQDVAAPHLERRRQQDVRAYHRALRWSVDAFLEKTWSAMDEETVLVYTSDHGQSLYEGGYDLSHCSLVPTAHRGEVRVPLLALTKDPQLRRDLAAAAANHRDRTDHFALFATVLELMGYERRWAEHEYGPGLFSAPRHGPRRFLVGTFNERSSYWLDAE; this comes from the coding sequence GTGTCCGGACGTGTTCGCCGGTGGGCGTGGGTGGCAACCGCCGGTGCCGTGGCCAGCGTTGCGCTCTGGCTCCTGTCGTGGTCGCCAACCGTGACCCTGTCGCTCGCTCCGGACGCGATACGTCATGTCTCCGGACAGCAGTTCGCTGTCGACATGGCCACACTCGCTCGGGCGGGCTTCGAAGTGCCCGGCGATACGAACGAGGCGCCAGGCCGTTCCACCCTCGTGCTGCTTCGGGACGGTACCGCGCTCGGTCCATCGCATGCCATGCATGCCCTCATTGCGGACCACGGTGGAGGCAGCTACTCACACTGGGGAAACGCCCTCCTCTTTTCCTCCCCTGATGGCACCGACCCTCGCGAGAGCCCCGCGCGCTACAGCGTGTCCGCACGCGCGCAGCCGACCGGGCTCACACGATTCATCGCGCTGGTCGCCGCGGCGGCGAGTGGGCTGTGGCTGGTCAGGGTCGCTCGCCTCGGATGGGTGACGGCCGCCAAGCTCTGCGCAATCGCCACGGTCTTCAGCCTCGCACCGCGCTTTGCCGCAGGCGCGGCCGCGTCCGAGATCGTCCGGCTCCAGACCTCGGGTCAGTACGCACTGCTCCTTGTCTACGTGGTCGTCGTTGGATGTGCCGCGGTCGCCGCGGCCACGGCGCCCTTCCTCGACAGATGGCTGATGCGCGCGGGAGTCGGGCTGCCCTTCCTCGTGGGATTCACTGCCGATCAGGCCATGCGAGCCGTCTCGGGCGGAGCACTCGAGCAGGCGATGACGACGACGCTGGTACGTGAACTGGGCATGGCCACGACAGTGCTGCCGGAGTACCTGTCATCGATCGGCCCAGCGCTCGTGATGGGCCTGGTGCTGCTCGTGGCGTACGTGTTGCCGCCACGTGGACGAGCCCTGCCGTGGTCGGTTGGGGTGACCGGCGGCATCGCGCTCGGCGGTGCCGTGCTTCTCAACACGACCGGCATGCGCCCCGCGCCGGCTTTGCCCCCGTCCGTCGCCCTCGCGGGGCAACTGGCGGTCGCGGTGACACCAGAGAATCCGGCGGCAACCGCGCGCCTGCCAGTCTCCTACGCCCGCGCAATCTCGCCCCGCGCCCGTACGATCGTCTTCGTGGTGGACGAAAGTGTGCGCGGAGACGTCCTCGGCATCAACACCCACCGCTTCGACAACACGCCGTTTCTCGAGAGCCTCGGCCCTTCTCTCGTCAACTTCGGCCTCGCGACCTCGGCGACAAACTGTTCGGCCGCGTCGAGAGTCATCCTGCGGCTGGGCCTGCGCGCCGAACAACTCCCCGACGGTGCGGACGTGTGGCGCACCGCGCCGACGATCTGGCAGTACGCCCGTCATGGCGGCTTCGGCTCCACCCTCATCGACGCGTGGGAGCGGCTGCACAGCTACATGGATGCTGCGGAGGTCGCGCAGGTGGATCGATTCGTTCGGGTGACCGACGCCCCCGATCACGAGCGCGACAGGCGAGTCGTCGAGATCCTGGCCGAGGAACTGCGGCGGGGCGACGGATACAGGCTGATCTACGTCAACAAGTTCGGTATCCACCCGCCCTACACCGACAAGGTTCCGGTAGAGCTGGCGTACGAACCGCCGCAGGACGTCGCCGCACCGCATCTCGAGCGACGCCGGCAGCAAGACGTTCGCGCGTATCACAGGGCCCTGCGATGGTCGGTCGACGCGTTTCTCGAGAAGACCTGGTCGGCGATGGACGAAGAGACCGTACTCGTGTACACCTCCGACCACGGTCAGTCTCTCTACGAAGGCGGCTACGACCTTTCCCACTGTTCGCTGGTACCGACAGCTCATCGTGGCGAGGTACGGGTGCCACTCCTCGCGCTGACGAAGGACCCGCAACTGCGGAGAGACCTCGCGGCGGCCGCGGCGAATCACCGTGACCGCACCGACCATTTCGCGCTCTTCGCCACGGTGCTCGAACTCATGGGGTACGAACGGCGCTGGGCCGAGCACGAATACGGTCCCGGACTGTTCTCGGCGCCGCGTCACGGCCCTCGCCGCTTTCTCGTCGGCACCTTCAACGAGCGTTCGTCCTACTGGCTCGATGCAGAGTAG
- a CDS encoding glycosyltransferase family 4 protein, whose translation MLTAVDGRAFSSPAGGVRRYVSELYSALGRQGVGMAVDAIGAAPDASLPPVCRSVSEAWSPPTNLGRHAVGVPLTLARGAAAVYHAPAYVAPLWGRAPVVLSVHDIVYASRPEWYPYRRDPLRRWFYRHSVGRARLILVPSTFTADELMRVYGVAATRVRLVPLAPAASFFNASPAPGETREPVLLHVGDLHTRRDLPCAVAVLARLVAVDGRAWRLVLIGRDRGSLAEVRRAAMESGMADRVDHVANVTDAGLREWYGRAFALLYPSRYEGFGLPVAEALAAGLPVVAADAGSVPEVVAEAGCLFGPGDVDAAAALVGALTDAAHFRQRQVLGQARAAQLTWERTAALTLEALCEAAHG comes from the coding sequence GTGTTGACGGCGGTCGATGGCCGTGCCTTCTCGTCGCCGGCGGGCGGCGTCCGGCGCTATGTCTCTGAACTCTACAGTGCGCTGGGACGCCAGGGGGTCGGGATGGCGGTCGACGCGATCGGCGCCGCGCCGGATGCGAGCCTGCCACCCGTCTGCCGCTCCGTCAGCGAGGCATGGTCACCACCCACCAATCTGGGGCGCCACGCCGTCGGCGTGCCGCTGACGCTGGCCCGCGGTGCCGCGGCCGTCTATCACGCGCCAGCCTATGTGGCGCCGCTCTGGGGACGCGCTCCAGTGGTGCTGTCGGTCCACGACATCGTGTACGCGAGTCGCCCGGAGTGGTACCCCTATCGTCGCGATCCCCTGCGGCGCTGGTTCTATCGGCACTCGGTCGGCCGCGCCCGGCTGATACTGGTGCCGTCGACGTTCACGGCCGACGAACTGATGCGCGTCTATGGCGTGGCCGCGACGCGCGTTCGACTGGTGCCGCTGGCACCGGCGGCGTCGTTCTTCAACGCCTCGCCCGCCCCCGGAGAGACACGGGAGCCCGTGCTGCTGCACGTGGGTGATCTGCACACCCGGCGAGACCTGCCGTGTGCCGTGGCGGTGCTCGCGCGGTTGGTCGCGGTGGACGGGCGAGCGTGGCGACTGGTGCTGATCGGGCGGGATCGAGGCAGTCTTGCCGAGGTCCGGCGTGCGGCCATGGAATCCGGGATGGCGGATCGCGTGGACCATGTGGCGAACGTGACCGACGCCGGGCTGCGCGAATGGTATGGCAGGGCATTCGCGCTGTTGTACCCGTCTCGCTATGAGGGGTTCGGGCTGCCTGTGGCGGAGGCGCTCGCCGCGGGTCTTCCCGTGGTGGCCGCCGATGCCGGGTCGGTCCCCGAGGTCGTGGCCGAGGCCGGCTGCCTGTTCGGGCCTGGCGATGTCGATGCCGCTGCCGCTCTCGTCGGCGCGCTCACCGACGCGGCCCATTTCCGGCAACGACAGGTCCTGGGACAGGCGCGTGCGGCGCAGTTGACGTGGGAACGCACCGCGGCGCTGACGCTCGAGGCGCTCTGCGAGGCTGCTCATGGGTGA
- the gmd gene encoding GDP-mannose 4,6-dehydratase, which yields MAKTALITGITGQDGSYLAEFLLDKGYRVVGTVRRSSAPNLWRIEHLLDRIELRPADLLDQLSIVRLIEDIRPDELYNLAAMSFVPASWDTPLLTGEFNSQGVTRVLEAIRQVKPDTRFYQASSSEMYGKVRAVPQSEETPFHPRSPYGVSKVFGHYITVNYRESYGMFACSGILFNHESPRRGLEFVTRKVTDGVARIKLGLADTLALGNLDARRDWGFAGDYIKAMWLILQQSTPDDYVVATGETHPVRELVEIAFEHAGLDWQKHVTLDPRFIRPAEVDLLIGDPTKARTQLGWQQDVDFRGLVTMMVDADLARLEKSATPAQPLA from the coding sequence ATGGCGAAAACAGCACTCATCACGGGAATCACGGGACAGGACGGGTCGTACCTGGCCGAGTTCCTGCTCGACAAGGGGTACCGCGTCGTCGGCACGGTCCGTCGCTCGTCGGCCCCGAACCTCTGGCGCATCGAGCACCTGCTCGACCGTATCGAGTTGCGTCCCGCCGACCTGCTGGACCAGTTGTCGATCGTGAGGTTGATCGAGGACATCCGTCCCGACGAGCTGTACAACCTCGCCGCGATGTCGTTCGTGCCGGCGTCGTGGGACACGCCGCTGCTGACCGGTGAGTTCAACAGCCAGGGCGTGACGCGCGTGCTGGAGGCGATCCGGCAGGTGAAGCCCGACACGCGGTTCTACCAGGCCAGTTCGAGCGAGATGTACGGCAAGGTGCGCGCCGTGCCGCAGAGCGAAGAGACGCCGTTCCATCCGCGGTCGCCGTATGGCGTGTCGAAGGTGTTCGGGCACTACATCACGGTGAACTACCGCGAGAGTTACGGGATGTTCGCGTGCTCGGGCATCCTGTTCAACCACGAGTCGCCGCGCCGCGGCCTCGAGTTCGTCACGCGGAAGGTGACCGACGGCGTCGCGCGCATCAAGCTCGGGCTCGCCGACACGCTGGCGCTCGGCAACCTCGACGCCCGCCGCGACTGGGGTTTTGCGGGCGACTACATCAAGGCGATGTGGCTGATTCTCCAGCAATCCACCCCCGACGACTACGTGGTGGCCACGGGCGAGACGCATCCGGTGCGCGAACTCGTCGAGATCGCGTTCGAACACGCCGGCCTCGACTGGCAGAAGCACGTCACCCTCGACCCGCGCTTCATCCGTCCGGCCGAAGTCGATCTCCTCATCGGCGATCCCACAAAGGCCCGCACGCAACTCGGCTGGCAGCAGGATGTCGACTTCCGCGGACTCGTGACGATGATGGTGGACGCCGACCTCGCGCGGTTGGAGAAGAGCGCCACCCCGGCGCAGCCGTTGGCGTGA
- a CDS encoding glycosyltransferase: MGDPSMVPSDAPAAPMASIVIPSHDGRAWLQRCLPLIGVGSRTSHEVIVSDNGSRDGTAQWLAAAWPAIRRVHAEAALGFAAACNRGAAEARGQVLVFLNNDTEPEAGWLDHLVEPVRRAPQSLVTTARLVRLGDPSVIDSAGDGYAWWGAPFRRGSGGRTTAFGVPRDVFSPCGAACAIARELFDRLGGFDEQLQSNCEDVDLGFRVRIGGGTCRYVPAAVVRHAGSATLGVESANAVRLGQRNLEWVWWASLPWPLLLATLPLHIVYNLLAAAYFLWRGRLGAFVAGKREALAGWPIACRKRRHTMATRRASSLSLLRAMSTPPLLTKWREKRVRLAGGGW; the protein is encoded by the coding sequence ATGGGTGACCCGTCGATGGTGCCGAGCGATGCACCCGCCGCGCCGATGGCATCGATCGTCATTCCTTCGCACGACGGCCGCGCGTGGCTGCAACGCTGCCTGCCGCTCATCGGCGTGGGATCCCGCACCTCCCACGAGGTCATCGTCTCTGACAACGGATCTCGCGACGGCACCGCCCAGTGGCTGGCCGCCGCATGGCCAGCGATTCGGCGCGTACACGCGGAGGCGGCCCTGGGATTCGCTGCCGCGTGCAATCGAGGCGCCGCCGAGGCGCGCGGGCAGGTGCTGGTGTTCCTCAACAACGACACCGAGCCCGAGGCAGGATGGCTCGACCATCTCGTCGAGCCCGTGCGCCGAGCGCCTCAGTCGCTGGTCACCACGGCCAGACTGGTCCGGCTGGGCGATCCCTCCGTGATCGACAGCGCTGGCGACGGATACGCCTGGTGGGGAGCGCCATTCAGGCGAGGAAGCGGCGGGCGGACGACGGCGTTCGGTGTGCCGCGCGATGTGTTCTCTCCGTGCGGTGCCGCGTGCGCGATCGCGCGAGAGCTGTTCGACAGACTTGGCGGCTTCGACGAGCAGCTGCAGTCCAACTGCGAGGACGTCGACCTGGGATTCCGGGTGCGGATTGGAGGCGGGACCTGCCGGTACGTCCCGGCTGCCGTGGTCCGTCACGCGGGTAGCGCCACGCTCGGCGTGGAGTCAGCCAACGCCGTCCGTCTTGGCCAGCGCAATCTCGAGTGGGTGTGGTGGGCCTCGTTGCCGTGGCCGCTCCTTCTGGCGACGCTGCCGCTCCACATCGTGTACAACCTGCTGGCCGCCGCCTACTTTCTCTGGCGGGGACGACTGGGCGCGTTCGTGGCCGGCAAGCGCGAGGCGTTGGCCGGGTGGCCGATCGCCTGCCGAAAGCGCCGGCACACGATGGCCACGCGCCGCGCGTCCAGTCTGTCCCTGCTCCGGGCGATGAGCACGCCTCCGCTGCTGACCAAGTGGCGGGAGAAGCGCGTCAGGCTGGCGGGAGGCGGGTGGTGA
- a CDS encoding GDP-L-fucose synthase: MSESYWRDKRVLVTGGAGFLGSFVVEALRIRGATDVHAPRSRVLDLRREAAISEFLDRERPDVILHLAAVVGGIGANREQPGRFLYDNLIMGALLMEQARRHDVAKFLTVGTICAYPKFTPVPFKEEDLWRGYPEETNAPYGLAKKLLLVQGQAYRQQYGFNAIHLLLVNLYGPRDNFHPDSSHVIPALIKKCVDARESGAESISVWGTGRATREFLYVEDAVEGILSAAERYDGADPVNLGAGFEISIRNLAELIARLTGFEGRIDWDTSKPDGQPRRSLDTTRAEREFGFTARTGFEEGLRRTIDWYREHRTALASDRAVSAPAAS; this comes from the coding sequence GTGTCGGAGTCGTACTGGCGGGACAAGCGGGTGCTGGTCACCGGGGGAGCCGGATTCCTTGGTTCGTTCGTGGTCGAGGCGCTGCGGATACGCGGTGCGACCGACGTCCACGCTCCGCGCAGCCGTGTGCTCGATCTCCGTCGGGAAGCGGCGATCAGCGAGTTCCTGGACCGTGAACGTCCCGACGTCATTCTCCACTTGGCGGCAGTGGTCGGCGGCATCGGCGCCAACCGGGAGCAACCCGGGCGCTTCCTGTACGACAACCTGATCATGGGCGCGCTGCTGATGGAGCAGGCGCGGCGGCACGACGTCGCCAAGTTCCTCACGGTCGGCACGATCTGCGCCTACCCGAAGTTCACGCCCGTTCCCTTCAAGGAGGAGGACCTCTGGCGCGGGTATCCCGAAGAGACCAACGCGCCATACGGGCTTGCCAAGAAACTGCTGCTCGTCCAGGGCCAGGCCTACCGCCAGCAGTACGGCTTCAACGCCATTCATCTCCTGCTCGTCAACCTCTACGGCCCGCGAGACAACTTCCACCCCGACTCGTCGCACGTCATTCCCGCGCTGATCAAGAAGTGCGTGGACGCGCGGGAATCCGGAGCCGAGTCGATCTCGGTATGGGGAACAGGTCGCGCCACGCGTGAGTTCCTGTACGTCGAGGACGCCGTCGAAGGCATCCTGAGCGCGGCCGAACGCTACGACGGCGCCGATCCCGTCAATCTGGGTGCCGGTTTCGAGATCTCCATCAGGAACCTGGCCGAGCTCATCGCGCGTCTGACCGGCTTCGAGGGACGGATCGACTGGGATACGAGCAAGCCGGACGGACAGCCCCGTCGCTCGCTCGACACGACACGCGCCGAGCGGGAGTTCGGCTTCACGGCCCGGACGGGTTTCGAGGAAGGGCTGCGCCGGACCATCGACTGGTACCGCGAGCATCGTACGGCGCTCGCGTCCGACAGGGCAGTCTCGGCGCCCGCGGCGTCCTGA
- a CDS encoding glycosyltransferase family 4 protein — MRIGFDVSQTAEARAGCGVFQAEMLGGLARVVEADASCTIVPMPVFSHYRHPEYRRAVGMASERVDATLFRKTWAELNAAWDGPPPRAARLGHVDLVHSNSFGCPRDLGVPLVYTVYDLSPLDHPEFHTEANRLVCFEGLFDASLRADAFVAISAFTRDRFLHWFPHVEAARVDVVGPAARAAFTHPPVHARSVLTRLGLEPGAFFLAVGTIEPRKNYRFIIEAYLQLLEVLPDAPPLCIAGQQGWLEDSPDEWVRGTRAADRIRTLGFVPDEELAVLYRETVAFVFASHYEGFGLPLVEALACGAAVVATSTATVPEVLGDAAYVVAPGDAGALAEALRRLVTDVDIRRGLAERAQARSAAFSWDAAARHLLDVYRRVLEDGRTTA, encoded by the coding sequence ATGAGGATCGGATTCGACGTCAGCCAGACCGCCGAAGCCCGTGCCGGGTGTGGGGTGTTCCAGGCCGAGATGCTGGGGGGGCTGGCGAGAGTCGTCGAGGCAGACGCGTCGTGCACGATCGTGCCGATGCCGGTGTTCTCCCACTATCGACATCCCGAGTATCGCCGGGCCGTCGGCATGGCGTCCGAGCGGGTCGACGCCACGCTCTTTCGGAAGACATGGGCGGAACTCAACGCCGCCTGGGACGGTCCGCCGCCGCGCGCCGCGCGACTGGGTCACGTCGATCTCGTGCACTCCAACAGTTTCGGCTGTCCACGGGACCTCGGCGTGCCACTCGTGTACACGGTGTACGACCTCAGTCCGCTGGATCATCCGGAGTTCCATACGGAGGCCAACCGGCTGGTCTGCTTCGAGGGACTGTTCGATGCCTCCCTGCGGGCGGACGCATTCGTGGCGATCTCGGCCTTCACCCGCGACAGGTTCCTCCACTGGTTTCCGCACGTGGAGGCCGCGCGCGTCGATGTCGTGGGGCCGGCCGCGCGGGCCGCGTTCACGCATCCGCCCGTGCACGCACGCTCGGTGCTGACCCGCCTCGGACTGGAGCCGGGCGCCTTCTTCCTGGCGGTGGGGACCATAGAGCCGCGCAAGAACTACAGGTTCATCATCGAGGCCTATCTCCAACTGCTCGAGGTGCTGCCGGACGCGCCGCCGCTGTGCATCGCCGGCCAGCAGGGATGGCTGGAGGACAGCCCCGACGAGTGGGTGCGAGGGACGCGGGCCGCCGACCGCATTCGTACGCTCGGCTTCGTGCCCGATGAGGAACTGGCAGTCCTGTATCGCGAGACCGTCGCCTTCGTGTTTGCCTCCCACTACGAGGGGTTCGGCCTGCCGTTGGTCGAGGCCCTGGCGTGTGGGGCGGCTGTCGTCGCAACCAGCACGGCGACGGTTCCCGAGGTGCTCGGCGATGCGGCGTACGTCGTTGCGCCTGGTGATGCGGGAGCGCTGGCCGAGGCGCTGCGTCGCCTCGTGACCGACGTCGACATCCGGCGAGGACTGGCCGAGCGGGCGCAGGCACGGTCCGCCGCGTTCTCGTGGGACGCGGCGGCACGGCACCTGCTCGATGTCTATCGTCGCGTCCTGGAGGATGGGCGGACGACTGCCTGA
- a CDS encoding glycosyltransferase family 2 protein yields the protein MTGVTVVIVNFNGGALVVDTVRQAVAATAAMAGEVVVVDNASTDGTVDALSCVSGARLVRQSRNLGFGAACNIGAAQGTAPWVLFLNSDCDLSAPVVPHLIEQAGQDASCVAIGPRITDPDSATQGSARGDPDMFAGIFGRTSALTRRLPGVQRVVRHVVWPESVPRGAGSVPVDWLSGACVLIKRAAFEAVGGFDAAYFLYLEDADLCRRLRARGGTIRYAPAVSVRHVVGHSSRHVPDVALRAFHDSAYTYYTRWNAPARWDPRRPLARLVLALRLRARLAAVRRGARV from the coding sequence GTGACCGGCGTGACGGTCGTCATCGTCAATTTCAATGGCGGCGCGCTCGTCGTCGACACCGTGCGCCAGGCTGTTGCCGCTACGGCTGCCATGGCTGGCGAGGTCGTCGTTGTCGACAACGCGTCGACCGACGGCACTGTCGATGCCCTGTCGTGCGTGTCAGGCGCGCGTCTGGTGCGTCAGAGCCGCAATCTGGGCTTCGGCGCGGCGTGCAATATCGGTGCTGCGCAGGGCACCGCACCCTGGGTCTTGTTCCTCAATTCCGACTGCGACCTCTCGGCACCTGTCGTGCCGCACTTGATTGAGCAGGCAGGGCAGGACGCGTCGTGTGTCGCAATCGGGCCGCGCATCACAGACCCCGACAGCGCGACGCAAGGCAGCGCCAGAGGCGATCCGGACATGTTCGCCGGCATCTTCGGGCGCACCAGCGCGCTCACGCGCAGGTTGCCTGGCGTGCAGCGCGTGGTTCGTCATGTCGTGTGGCCCGAATCGGTGCCGCGTGGCGCTGGCTCGGTGCCCGTCGACTGGCTCAGTGGTGCGTGCGTCCTGATCAAGCGCGCGGCGTTCGAGGCCGTTGGCGGCTTCGACGCGGCGTACTTTCTCTACCTGGAGGACGCCGATCTGTGTCGACGGCTGCGCGCGAGAGGCGGCACGATTCGCTATGCGCCGGCCGTGTCGGTCCGGCACGTCGTGGGGCATTCGAGCCGACACGTGCCGGACGTCGCGTTGAGAGCCTTTCACGACAGCGCGTACACCTACTACACGCGGTGGAACGCGCCTGCGCGGTGGGATCCGCGCCGGCCATTGGCGCGGCTGGTGCTTGCGCTGCGGCTCAGGGCCCGCCTTGCGGCGGTCCGGCGGGGAGCGAGGGTGTAG